GCCGGAAGGCGGTTGACCGAAAACGGACTGCTGGTTATCCGGGCCGGTCGGCACCGTACGCAGGAGCAAAACCGGCGCGACGCCGTCCAACGGCTCGTTCAGCTGCTGCAGTCCGCCGCCGTCAGGCCGAAAAGGCGCATCCGGACCCGTCCGACCAGGGCGGCCAAGGAACGCAAGCTCGCCGCCAAAAAACGCAAGGGGCAATTGAAAAAGCTGCGCCGGAAAGTAAACGCCTCGCACGAAGGATGAATACATGGTTTTGTTTCTGCTTCTATATATCAGCATCTACGGCGGTGTTCATGCCTACGCTTTCATGAAGCTGAAAAGGGGCCTCGAACTCGGCATGACAGGCAATTCGCTCCTGGCACTGTTGATGCTGCTGATGGTGGTGGCTCCCATGGCCGTGCGTGCCATGGAGCATGCCGTACAGGGCACCCTGGCACGGGGCCTGGCCGTCATCGCCTTCACGTGGATGGGACTTGTTTTTCTCTTCGTTTCCTGTTCGTTTCTCTTTGATATTTACAGGTTCCTGCATTTCCTGACACGGCACCTTCTCAACAGCCCTCTCGCCCACCTGACATTTTCCCACAGGACCTACTGCTTGGTGGCGCTTTTGCTAACCGCCGTCATCGCGGTTTACGGCTACTTCGAGGCCCGGGCTATCCGCACCGAAGTCATCACGCTCACGACCGATAAACTGCCCCCCGATGTCAAGGAAATCAGAATCGTGCAGATATCCGACATCCACCTGGGCCTCATCGTGGGAAAATCGCGGCTCCAACGCATCATCAACAAGGTGAAAGACGCACGTCCGGACATTCTGGTGTCGACGGGCGATCTCGTGGATGGATACATGGACCGCCCTGAAGCGCTGGCGGGCATGCTCAAAAGCGTCCCCGCCAAATACGGCAAATTTGCCGTCACCGGCAATCACGAGTTTTATGCCGGCCTTGAACGGGCCTTGGCATTCACCGAAAAGGCGGGGTTCGTGGTTCTGAGAGAGGACGGCCGGACCGTTGACGGCGTGATCAATATCGCCGGCGTCGACGACCCCGCCCGGGGTCGCTATCGCAAAAAGCATGCCCTGTCGGAAAAAGCCCTTCTGGAAAAACTGCCGCGCGACCGCTTCACCCTGCTCTTGAAGCACCAGCCGGTCGTCAGCCCCCAGTCCGTAAAACTGTTCGACCTCCAGTTGTCGGGCCACACCCACAAGGGCCAGATCTTCCCCTTCAGTCTGGCGACCAGAATGTTCTACCGCATGCACACCGGTCTCTCGACACTGGGCAACGGCGCCCACCTTTACGTCAGCAGGGGGACCGGCACCTGGGGGCCGCCGATCCGGTTCCTGGCGCCGCCGGAGGTTACCGTCATCGATCTCTTTCGTCCATCAAAACGGCCATCCTAAAGATACGGGTGGCGTAAAGATGAAATCGGCATCGCGCCCTAGCATGATTGGATCTGCGCATTCATCCACTTTGCATGCCGTGGTCTTCTGCGAAGGCGGATAAAAAAGGTCGCATACAAGGCGGCTGTCTTTTTTTGACAATGCATGAAAACTCACCCGCTATGAAAAAAATCGGAGCCCATGTCAGTGCCGCGGGCGGTGTCGAAAACGCCCCTCTCAACGCCGCCCGGATAGGCGCCCGGGCCTTTGCTCTGTTCACCAAGAACCAGCGCCGCTGGAAGGCCAAACCGTTGAGCGATAAAAATATCAGGCGGTTCCGCCACAACTGCGAAACGGCCGGTTTCGGTCCCGAAGCGATTCTGCCCCACGATTCCTATCTCATCAACCTGGGGCACCCGGAAGAAAAGGCGCTGACCAAATCGAGGGAGGCCTTCCTGGACGAATGCCGCCGCTGCGAACAGTTGGGATTGGTGTATCTCAACTTTCACCCCGGAAGCCATCTCAACAAAATGTCCGAGAACGACTGCCTCGGACGCATCGCCGAGTCCATCAACATCACTCTGGACAAAACCCGCGGCGTTTGCGCCGTTATCGAAAACACGGCCGGGCAGGGCACCAACGTCGGCTACCGTTTCGAACACCTTGCCGCCATCATCGATCGGGTGGAAGATAAAACCAGGATCGGGGTGTGCCTCGACACCTGCCACACCTTCGCCGCCGGCTACGACATCGGGACCGAGCGGGGCTACACAGCGACCATGTCGACCTTCGACGCCGTGGTAGGCCTCCGTTATCTGAAAGGCATGCACCTCAACGATTCGAAGCGGGGCCATGCCAGCCGGGTCGACAGGCACGCGGGCATCAGCAAAGGCACCCTTGGATTGGAGCCCTTCCGCTTCATCATGACCGATCCCCGTCTCGACGGAATCCCCCTGATTCTCGAGACGCCGGATGAAACCCTGTGGGCAAAGGAAATAGAGCTGCTGTACGCCATGACAATGGAAAAACGCTGACAGACATGTTATAGCGGTTGTCATATATATGTTCCGATACAAGCGATGGTCATCATAAGAATTTTTTTCCCAAAGCAGTCAGGTAGCCGAATAACATGACAACCGCTATTCAACAGATTTTCCACGGAAAATCTTATAACTGCATCAAATTTGGCGGTACGTAAAGAAACAACAGGCCCTTGATCACATATGTTTTCATCATAGCTAACGGACTGCAATCTAGAAGCGATTAGCGGCGACAGGAGTCCAGACCTCTTCGAGGGGCCTTTCCTTATACCTTCGGCTCTGCCGGAGGTCGCTGATTCAGGTATTTCGAAACGCGCACGGAAATTTTAAATGGCCGATAAACCCAGGGAAATCGTGATCGAAAAAGAGGATGCCGTGTTCCACATGGATGCCCACGGCTGCTGGAAAAACCGGCACGGACGTTTCCGGCACAAAAAGGTGATCGATTATTTCAACACCTGCATCAGGAAAGACCGGCACGGCTTCTACCTCACCCAGCAGCAGGAGGACACCGTCGAAAAGGTCTATTTCCCCTACGAGGAGACCGCCTATTTCGTTTTCGACGTGGTGATCGGCGATACGATTACCCTTGTCCTGAACACCGGGCAGCGGCTGGAACTGAATCCCGATCAACTGTACATCAAAAGTGACTGCCTGTACGTGTACGACGGCCAAGACCTGATCAAGTTCACCGACCGCAGCATGATGAAAATGGCCGTCTGCATGGAAGACCGGGACGGTCTGTATACCTTCGTTTTTCGGGGTCGACGGTCGGCAATTAAAACGACCGAAAAATTTTCCGACGGCACCATCTGAACCGCAACCGAAAGGAGCACTATGCTGGCCGGTATCAAACACTTTTTCAGCAAAATCCCCACCGACGGAGTCCCTGCCGGCGGTGAGACGCCCGCCCATGACATCCACGTTGCCGTTTGCGCCCTTCTGGTGGAGCTCGCCAGTATCGACGAACACTTTACCCGGGCGGAAATGGAAGCGATTCTGGCCATCCTGAAAGAAAAATACGGCCTGGCGGGCGAACACGCCGACGCCCTGATCGCCGAAGCGGAAAAGGAGCTGGAGGAAAGTGTCGACCTCTGGCAGTTTGCCAGCCTGATCAACCGGAACTATTCCAACGAGGAAAAAATCGCGATCATCGAAGCCCTGTGGCAGGTTGTCTATGTGGACGGCAAAATGGACAAGTACGAGCACTATTTGATGAACAAGCTGAAACACCTGCTGCGCCTCTCCCACGACCAGCTGATCGACGCCAAGCTGAAAGTGCTGCACGGCGATCGGTCGTAGGGTTTCCGGCGCCTCCAGATCACGCACCCCTCCCGGCCTGAAAAGCCGGGGCTCAAGGTTAGGACCGCTCAACGCACGATGTTTTGAAATTGCCTTGCGCCTTGGGCCCTGCGCCATACGTTTCACATCTCACATTTCACGATTCCCGGCATCATCGCACGGTAGCGCCCTTGAGCCGCTTCACCGCATCCCCCACCATGGGGACGAGTTCCGGATGATCCAGGTTCTCCTCGATGATTCTTTCGAAGGCGCTGCCGATGACAACGCCGTCGGCGGCTGCGGCGACAGCGGCGACGTCTTCGGGAGTGGAAATGCCGAATCCCACGCATACCGGCAGATTGGAAACGGACTTCAACACGGCCGTGTTCGCGGAAACCGCGACGAGGTCCAACCCGTCACTACCGGTGACACCGGTCTTCGATACCAGATATAGAAACCCGCTTGCCGCCCCGGCAATGGTTTGCATTCGTTCCCGCGGCGTCGTCGGCGCCACCAGGCGGATCAGAGAAAGGGCTTCGCCCGGCCACAGGTCGGTCATTTCATCGGATTCCTCGGGGGGAAGGTCGACCACCAGGACGCCGTCGGCCCCCGCTGCGACGGCATCGTCATAAAATTCGCCCGGCCCGTATGCCAGAATAGGGTTGTAGTAGCTGAAGAGGATAATGGGAATGTCCGTAGCGGCTCTCACTTCGCGTGTCATGGTCATAACCGCCGGCAGATTTGTTCCGCCGGCAAGCGACCGGGCGGAAGAGCGCTGGATGACCGGCCCGTCCGCCGTTGGGTCGGAAAAAGGGATGCCCAGTTCCAACACGTCCAGCCCGGCAGCGCACATGGTTTGAACGATTTCCAGAGAGCGCTGCATATCGGGGTCACCCGCCGTTACAAACCCCACCAGACCGCTCTCGCCTTTCTCCTTCAGGTTCTTGAATGTCGTATCGATTCGGTTCATCTGTTCGTTTTCTCCTTGAAAATGATTCCCAGGTCCTTGTCTCCCCTGCCGGAAAGATTGACGATCAACGACTGATCGGCCGTCCGGCGGGCGGCTTCCTGCATGGCATAGGCTACCGCGTGGGCGCTCTCCAGCGCGGGGATGATGCCTTCCAACAGGCAGAGCCGCTTGAACGCGTCCAGGGCCTCGGCATCGGTGATGGTTACATAGGTTGCCCGGCCTTTTTCCTTGAGCATGGCGTGTTCCGGGCCGACACCGGGGTAGTCGAGGCCGGCGGAAATGGAGTGGGCCTCCTTGATCTGCCCGTCATCGTCCTGCAGGACAAAGGATTTTGAGCCGTGGAGCACCCCCACCGTTCCTTCCGAAATCGTGGCGGCATGTTTCCCGGTGGCAATCCCCCTGCCGCCGGCTTCGACGCCGATCATCTGCACGTCGTCCTCGAGAAACGGATAAAAAAGCCCCATGGCGTTGCTGCCTCCGCCCACGCAGGCCACGAGCGCATCCGGAAGAGACCCGTTCACCGCCAGGATCTGCTGTCGCGCTTCGATGCCGATCACCCTCTGGAAATCACGCACCATCGCGGGATAGGGGTGGGGTCCGGCCACGGAACCGATGACGTAAAACGTGTCCTCGACGGCCGACACCCAGAAGCGCATGGCTTCGTTCATGGCATCCTTCAGGGTGCCGCTGCCTGACGACACCGGCATCACCGTCGCCCCCAACAGCTCCATGCGGCGCACGTTGGGAGCCTGCCGCTGGATATCCTCCACCCCCATGAATATCTTGCACTCCATCCCCAAGAGGGCCGCCGTGGTGGCCGTTGCCACGCCGTGCTGCCCCGCCCCGGTTTCGGCGATCAGCTTGGTCTTGCCGGTATAGCGGGCCAGGAGCCCCTGGCCGAGGGTGTTGTTGATTTTGTGGGCCCCGGTGTGGGTCAGGTCTTCGCGCTTCAAATAGATGGCGGCGCCATTCATGGCCGCGCTCAACCGACGCGCATGGAACAGGGGCGTGGGCCGTCCGGCATAATCGCGCAGCAGCGCCTGCAACTCCTTTTGAAATTCCACATTTCGGGATATGGCGGCGTAGTCCTTATCCAGTTGCAGGATCGCCGGCATCAGCGTTTCGCCCACATAACGACCGCCAAAAGGACCGAAGTGGCCCAGGTTGTCGGGGCGGCTGCCCTTGCTGTTCAGTTCCGCTTTTTCAGCGGACGTTTCGTATTCAACCATCAAAATATCCTCCTCAAACGGTTGTTGTGCGTAGCGTTGGAAACGGCTTGCATAAATTGTTTTACCAGAACGATCTCTTTGACACCCGGTCTTATCTCGACCCCGCTGCTGACATCCACTGCGTCCGGTCGCGCTGCGCCGACGGCAGCGGCCACGTTCTCCGGAGACAAGCCGCCCGCCAGGATTAGGGGGTGGCGGCGCCCGACCTCCCGGGCATCCGCATAGTGCCAGACCGTTGCATTGCCCCCCGGAAGCGTCCCCTTGCCGCACTCCACCAGGCAGGCGTCGGCGGCAAAACGCGCGGCTTCATCCATGTGCGGCTTCCGGCTGGCGAACAAGGACTTGATCACCCGGACGCCCATGGCTTTCAGTTCGAGGACCTGCCGGGGCGTCTCCATGCCGTGAAGCTGTACGGCCGTCAAGCCGCAGTCTTCTATCCGCCTGCGGATAAAGTCCAGCGGGGCGTCCACGAAAACGCCGACCCGGCCCGTTCCGACCGGTAGGTCGGCGGATATGGTGCGTGCCTCCTCGATGGAGACATTGCGGGGGCTTTTGTCGTAAAAGACGAATCCGATGGCCGCCGCCCCGGCCGCGGCGCAGGCACGGGCCTGGTCCGCCCGGGTCAGGCCGCAGATTTTGACCTGTGGCGGCATCGGGTGGGGGGCCGTCTCTTGCCTCTCTTTCTCATCAACCATCATCTGTTTCTCTTTCCCAACCCGGATAAACCGGAAAAGATCATGAAAATTTTCGCTTTTTCCCGCTTTCGTGACTGGGTTTATTTTTTTTATTATATATCACTGGGTGGCTTTTGGGCGTTGAGTAACGGAAAACCGGGTTGAAACTTTGCAAAATGGCCGTTATCCCCTTGCTGCGCCGGGATAAAAGGGATTCTAAGCTAAAAAACCCCGACCCTTCAATTAACTGCTTCCGGCTAAATGACAGGAATTTCCCGCCGGTTCCCGCATGGGAGCCTCAATGCGTTTCCCCTGCCGCCAGCAACGCCTCGAGGTGCCCTTTGACGTCCTCCGAACGCACCAGGCTCTCGCCCACCAGGAAATTCGTCAGCCCATTCTCGACATTCCGGCGAATATCTTCGGG
The Deltaproteobacteria bacterium genome window above contains:
- a CDS encoding phosphoribosylanthranilate isomerase, which gives rise to MMVDEKERQETAPHPMPPQVKICGLTRADQARACAAAGAAAIGFVFYDKSPRNVSIEEARTISADLPVGTGRVGVFVDAPLDFIRRRIEDCGLTAVQLHGMETPRQVLELKAMGVRVIKSLFASRKPHMDEAARFAADACLVECGKGTLPGGNATVWHYADAREVGRRHPLILAGGLSPENVAAAVGAARPDAVDVSSGVEIRPGVKEIVLVKQFMQAVSNATHNNRLRRIF
- a CDS encoding TerB family tellurite resistance protein, whose protein sequence is MLAGIKHFFSKIPTDGVPAGGETPAHDIHVAVCALLVELASIDEHFTRAEMEAILAILKEKYGLAGEHADALIAEAEKELEESVDLWQFASLINRNYSNEEKIAIIEALWQVVYVDGKMDKYEHYLMNKLKHLLRLSHDQLIDAKLKVLHGDRS
- the nfo gene encoding deoxyribonuclease IV, with amino-acid sequence MKKIGAHVSAAGGVENAPLNAARIGARAFALFTKNQRRWKAKPLSDKNIRRFRHNCETAGFGPEAILPHDSYLINLGHPEEKALTKSREAFLDECRRCEQLGLVYLNFHPGSHLNKMSENDCLGRIAESINITLDKTRGVCAVIENTAGQGTNVGYRFEHLAAIIDRVEDKTRIGVCLDTCHTFAAGYDIGTERGYTATMSTFDAVVGLRYLKGMHLNDSKRGHASRVDRHAGISKGTLGLEPFRFIMTDPRLDGIPLILETPDETLWAKEIELLYAMTMEKR
- a CDS encoding metallophosphoesterase yields the protein MVLFLLLYISIYGGVHAYAFMKLKRGLELGMTGNSLLALLMLLMVVAPMAVRAMEHAVQGTLARGLAVIAFTWMGLVFLFVSCSFLFDIYRFLHFLTRHLLNSPLAHLTFSHRTYCLVALLLTAVIAVYGYFEARAIRTEVITLTTDKLPPDVKEIRIVQISDIHLGLIVGKSRLQRIINKVKDARPDILVSTGDLVDGYMDRPEALAGMLKSVPAKYGKFAVTGNHEFYAGLERALAFTEKAGFVVLREDGRTVDGVINIAGVDDPARGRYRKKHALSEKALLEKLPRDRFTLLLKHQPVVSPQSVKLFDLQLSGHTHKGQIFPFSLATRMFYRMHTGLSTLGNGAHLYVSRGTGTWGPPIRFLAPPEVTVIDLFRPSKRPS
- the trpB gene encoding tryptophan synthase subunit beta, producing the protein MVEYETSAEKAELNSKGSRPDNLGHFGPFGGRYVGETLMPAILQLDKDYAAISRNVEFQKELQALLRDYAGRPTPLFHARRLSAAMNGAAIYLKREDLTHTGAHKINNTLGQGLLARYTGKTKLIAETGAGQHGVATATTAALLGMECKIFMGVEDIQRQAPNVRRMELLGATVMPVSSGSGTLKDAMNEAMRFWVSAVEDTFYVIGSVAGPHPYPAMVRDFQRVIGIEARQQILAVNGSLPDALVACVGGGSNAMGLFYPFLEDDVQMIGVEAGGRGIATGKHAATISEGTVGVLHGSKSFVLQDDDGQIKEAHSISAGLDYPGVGPEHAMLKEKGRATYVTITDAEALDAFKRLCLLEGIIPALESAHAVAYAMQEAARRTADQSLIVNLSGRGDKDLGIIFKEKTNR
- the trpA gene encoding tryptophan synthase subunit alpha encodes the protein MNRIDTTFKNLKEKGESGLVGFVTAGDPDMQRSLEIVQTMCAAGLDVLELGIPFSDPTADGPVIQRSSARSLAGGTNLPAVMTMTREVRAATDIPIILFSYYNPILAYGPGEFYDDAVAAGADGVLVVDLPPEESDEMTDLWPGEALSLIRLVAPTTPRERMQTIAGAASGFLYLVSKTGVTGSDGLDLVAVSANTAVLKSVSNLPVCVGFGISTPEDVAAVAAAADGVVIGSAFERIIEENLDHPELVPMVGDAVKRLKGATVR
- a CDS encoding aminoacyl-tRNA hydrolase; translated protein: AGRRLTENGLLVIRAGRHRTQEQNRRDAVQRLVQLLQSAAVRPKRRIRTRPTRAAKERKLAAKKRKGQLKKLRRKVNASHEG
- a CDS encoding MFS transporter permease; translated protein: MADKPREIVIEKEDAVFHMDAHGCWKNRHGRFRHKKVIDYFNTCIRKDRHGFYLTQQQEDTVEKVYFPYEETAYFVFDVVIGDTITLVLNTGQRLELNPDQLYIKSDCLYVYDGQDLIKFTDRSMMKMAVCMEDRDGLYTFVFRGRRSAIKTTEKFSDGTI